One genomic window of Pseudomonas chlororaphis subsp. piscium includes the following:
- a CDS encoding DUF3299 domain-containing protein: protein MPRALLALLMLVALPLWAAEPRDLAWSEMIPPDAPAEVPNMKPLHDLSQMGDALAAESAPAAKQDMPNAPVVQSLDGLSVRLPGYIVPLEVSEEGRTTEFLLVPYFGACIHVPPPPSNQIVHVKSEVGVKLDELYQPYWIEGPMQVKASTSEIADAGYQMEAQKIYVYELQE, encoded by the coding sequence ATGCCCCGTGCCCTGCTTGCGCTGTTGATGCTGGTCGCCCTGCCGCTGTGGGCCGCCGAACCCCGGGACCTGGCCTGGTCGGAAATGATCCCGCCGGACGCGCCGGCAGAAGTACCGAACATGAAGCCGCTGCATGACCTGTCGCAGATGGGTGACGCCCTGGCCGCCGAGTCCGCCCCGGCGGCCAAGCAGGACATGCCCAACGCCCCGGTGGTGCAGAGCCTGGACGGCCTGTCGGTGCGCCTGCCCGGCTACATAGTGCCGCTGGAAGTCAGTGAGGAAGGCCGCACCACGGAGTTTCTGCTGGTACCGTATTTCGGCGCCTGCATCCACGTGCCGCCACCGCCGTCGAACCAGATCGTGCACGTGAAAAGCGAGGTCGGCGTGAAGCTCGACGAGCTGTATCAGCCGTACTGGATCGAAGGGCCGATGCAGGTCAAGGCGTCCACCAGCGAAATCGCCGACGCGGGTTACCAGATGGAGGCGCAAAAGATCTACGTGTACGAATTGCAGGAGTGA
- a CDS encoding OmpW/AlkL family protein: MHKSLLSASLFALALAAPIAHAHEAGDIIVRAGAITVNPKADSGDVKVDRGPLAGTNLGGKATMSSDTQLGLNFAYMLTNNLGIELLAATPFEHDVKLKGTALDAANGKLGTLKHLPPTLSLVYYPFDHKAAFQPYVGAGINYTWIYDEHVGSRASAAGFDNFRAKNSWGLAWQVGADYMLTDNVMINAQVRYVDIDTTAYVDNNAVAGGTRAKVDVDVDPWVYMVGLGYKF; this comes from the coding sequence ATGCACAAGTCCCTGCTCAGCGCCTCCCTGTTCGCGCTCGCGCTCGCCGCCCCGATCGCCCACGCCCACGAAGCGGGCGACATCATCGTTCGCGCCGGTGCCATCACCGTCAACCCGAAAGCCGACAGCGGCGACGTCAAGGTCGACCGCGGCCCATTGGCCGGCACCAACCTCGGCGGCAAGGCGACCATGAGCAGCGACACCCAGCTGGGCCTGAACTTCGCCTACATGCTGACCAACAACCTCGGTATCGAACTGCTCGCGGCCACCCCATTCGAGCATGACGTGAAGCTCAAGGGCACCGCGCTGGACGCCGCCAACGGCAAGCTCGGTACCCTCAAGCACCTGCCGCCGACCCTGAGCCTGGTCTACTACCCGTTCGATCACAAGGCCGCCTTCCAGCCTTACGTGGGTGCCGGCATCAACTACACCTGGATCTATGACGAGCACGTCGGCAGCCGCGCCAGCGCCGCCGGTTTCGACAACTTCCGGGCGAAGAACTCCTGGGGCCTGGCCTGGCAGGTCGGTGCCGACTACATGCTGACCGACAACGTGATGATCAACGCCCAGGTGCGCTACGTCGACATCGACACCACCGCCTACGTGGACAACAACGCAGTCGCCGGCGGCACTCGGGCCAAGGTCGACGTGGACGTCGATCCATGGGTCTACATGGTCGGCCTGGGCTACAAGTTCTAA
- a CDS encoding NAD-dependent epimerase/dehydratase family protein, whose protein sequence is MADGPILITGGAGFIGSHLTDALLAKGYSVRILDDLSTGKPDNLPLDNPRVELIEGDVADAALVAQAMSGCRAVAHLAAVASVQASVDDPVRTHQSNFIGTLNVCEAMRQAGVKRVLFASSAAVYGNNGEGESIDEDTPKAPLTPYASDKLASEYYLDFYRRQHGLEPAIFRFFNIFGPRQDPSSPYSGVISIFCERAQKGLPITVFGDGEQTRDFMYVEDLVDVLVQSLEMPQLEVGAVNIGLNQATTLKQLLEALGEVVGQLPPISYGPARSGDIRHSRANNQRLLQRFKFPEPTPMSVGLARLLGL, encoded by the coding sequence ATGGCTGATGGCCCAATTCTGATCACCGGCGGTGCCGGTTTCATCGGTTCGCACCTGACCGACGCTTTGCTCGCCAAGGGCTACTCGGTGCGGATCCTCGACGATCTGTCCACTGGTAAACCAGACAACCTGCCGCTGGACAACCCGCGGGTCGAACTGATCGAAGGCGACGTCGCCGATGCGGCCCTGGTGGCACAGGCCATGAGCGGTTGCCGTGCGGTGGCGCACCTGGCGGCGGTCGCTTCGGTACAGGCTTCGGTGGACGACCCGGTGCGCACCCACCAGAGCAATTTCATCGGCACCCTCAACGTCTGCGAGGCCATGCGCCAGGCCGGCGTCAAGCGTGTGCTGTTCGCTTCCAGCGCGGCAGTCTATGGCAACAACGGCGAGGGCGAGTCGATCGACGAAGACACACCCAAGGCGCCGCTGACGCCTTATGCGTCGGACAAGCTGGCCAGCGAGTACTACCTTGATTTTTATCGCCGCCAGCATGGCCTGGAGCCGGCGATCTTTCGCTTCTTCAACATCTTCGGGCCGCGCCAGGATCCGTCCTCGCCGTACTCCGGGGTCATCAGCATCTTTTGCGAACGCGCGCAGAAAGGCCTGCCGATCACCGTATTCGGCGATGGCGAGCAGACCCGCGATTTCATGTATGTCGAAGACCTGGTGGACGTGCTGGTGCAGTCCCTGGAAATGCCGCAGTTGGAAGTCGGCGCGGTGAATATCGGCCTGAACCAGGCCACCACCCTCAAGCAATTGCTCGAGGCCCTGGGCGAGGTGGTGGGGCAGTTGCCTCCGATCAGCTACGGCCCGGCGCGTTCGGGGGACATTCGCCATTCGCGGGCGAACAACCAGCGCCTGTTGCAGCGCTTCAAGTTCCCCGAGCCGACGCCGATGAGCGTCGGGCTGGCACGTTTGCTGGGCCTCTGA
- a CDS encoding sugar nucleotide-binding protein: MRMRLMLLGGGNALGQALIRLGAEEDIGFLAPRPPQDGWDAASLTQLLDDTRPDALINLAYYFDWFQAESVPEARLAGQERAVERLSELCQHHNIILLQPSSYRVFDGSRATAYSEKDEPVPLGLRGQALWRIEQNVRATCPQHVLLRFGWLLDDSADGTLGRFLARAEQPEELLLADDRRGNPTPVDDAARVIISVLKQLDCAAPLWGTYHYAGHEATTPLALGQAILTEARGLHPLAIEAPTAQAHAARPDAAEEPQHAVLACKKILHTFGIKPRAWRAALPALLDRFYRHG, translated from the coding sequence ATGCGAATGCGCCTTATGTTACTGGGCGGCGGAAATGCCCTTGGGCAGGCGCTGATTCGCCTCGGTGCAGAGGAAGACATCGGTTTCCTCGCCCCCCGTCCGCCGCAAGACGGCTGGGATGCCGCGAGCCTGACGCAACTGCTCGACGACACCCGTCCGGATGCCTTGATCAACCTTGCCTACTACTTCGACTGGTTCCAGGCGGAGAGTGTCCCCGAGGCCCGTCTGGCCGGCCAGGAACGGGCGGTCGAGCGGCTTTCCGAGCTGTGCCAGCATCACAACATCATTCTTCTGCAGCCTTCCAGCTACCGCGTGTTCGACGGTTCGCGGGCCACCGCCTACAGCGAAAAAGACGAACCTGTACCGCTGGGCCTGCGTGGCCAGGCCTTGTGGCGAATCGAGCAGAATGTGCGCGCCACCTGTCCGCAGCATGTGCTGCTGCGTTTCGGCTGGCTGCTGGATGACAGCGCCGACGGCACCCTGGGGCGTTTCCTGGCGCGTGCCGAGCAACCCGAAGAACTGCTGCTGGCCGACGACCGTCGGGGCAACCCGACGCCGGTGGACGACGCCGCCCGGGTGATCATCTCGGTGCTCAAGCAACTCGATTGCGCCGCGCCGCTGTGGGGCACTTACCACTACGCCGGCCATGAGGCGACCACGCCTCTGGCGCTGGGCCAGGCGATCCTCACCGAGGCCCGCGGCCTGCATCCGCTGGCCATCGAGGCGCCGACCGCCCAGGCTCACGCCGCCCGGCCGGACGCCGCCGAAGAACCGCAGCACGCGGTGCTGGCCTGCAAGAAAATTCTGCACACCTTCGGGATCAAGCCACGTGCCTGGCGCGCGGCACTCCCGGCTCTACTGGATAGGTTTTATCGTCATGGCTGA
- a CDS encoding DEAD/DEAH box helicase produces the protein MNLPQIPANALPGFHPAVSAWFNNCFPAATAAQARAWPLIRQRRSTLIAAPTGSGKTLTAFLAVIDELVHRGLENGGTLPDQTLVVYVSPLKALSNDIQINLQDPLAGITQQLERMGLPQLRISTAVRTGDTPQKDRSAMRKSAPHILVTTPESLYVLLGSGSGRQMLASTRTVIVDEIHAIAASKRGSHLALSLERLQALCGEPLTRIGLSATQKPIEAVSRFLVGHERPCEIVDIGHARPRDLAIEVPPVPLSAVMANDVWELVYERIAELAREHRTTLVFVNTRRLAERLSRHLSERLGKDAVAAHHGSLAKEFRLDAEQRLKRGDLQVLIATASLELGIDIGDVDLVCQIGSPRSISAFLQRVGRSGHQVGGTPKGRLFALTRDDLIECAALLDCVRRGELDTLQIPKAPLDVLAQQIVAEVSNQEWQEQPLLEMIRRASPYSDLDEGHFQALLRMLAEGYNGRQGIRSAYLHRDAVNRSLRGRRGSQLTAVTSGGTIPDNADYAVLLEPQALNIGSVNEDFAVESIAGDVFQLGNTSYRILRVETGRVRVEDAHGHPPTIPFWLGEAPGRSAELSFAVARLLARLDELLGATPGHLQPALDWLGDSLGLDAASAEQLVDYLARARQSLGALPSQDTLIMERFFDESGGTQLIIHTPFGSRINRAWGLALRKRFCRTFNFELQAAASEDAIVLSLSTSHSFELDEVWRYLHSNSAEHILVQAVLDAPLFGVRWRWNAGVALALPRFVGGRKVAPQIQRMKSEDLIASVFPDQIACLENLAGERQVPDHPLVEQTLDDCLHEAMDSEGWLKLLRRMERGELRLISRDLPAPSPLAAEILSAKPYTFLDDAPLEERRTQAVLSRRWSDPESSDDLGALDAEAIQSVREEAWPAPGNPDEMHEALMSLACIDEHEVQAYPRWADWLRALAESGRASRLQIGGEQVLWLAVERLDCLRTVYPQAPLQPLLEAPPGFDEQWQRDDALVEVIRARLSGFGPLPLESIAAPLGLSASEVAQALAQLEREGYVLRGRFSPGEAREEWCERHLLARIHRYTVKRLRREIEPVSLQDLMRFLFDWQHLSSATQGQGSAMLAQTLVQFEGYAAAAGAWDSDLLPARIKDYSATWLDELCRTGKVVWSRLSAPHKTTGATLRNTPIVLLPRSQVALWSGLGAQPDSSELSPKAQKVHEALSQHGALFFDELQHEAQVLRTELEIALQELVAAGRVNADSFAGLRALITPASKRQARSSRRGRGALVGGMDDAGRWALLRRPSQVLEGVDSHAQAIPPATLEHIAMTLLRRYGVVFWRLLEREADWLPSWRELLRTFHRLEARGEIRGGRFVSGLAGEQFALPEAIALLREVRRRPLDGSLIAVCGVDPLNLAGTLLPGQKVPALAGNRLVYRDGLPAAAEIAGKQHFWLDLEPQASLELRTRLIRH, from the coding sequence ATGAACCTTCCCCAGATCCCCGCCAACGCCCTGCCGGGTTTCCACCCCGCGGTCAGCGCCTGGTTCAACAACTGCTTCCCCGCGGCGACCGCTGCCCAGGCCCGGGCCTGGCCGCTGATCCGCCAGCGCCGTTCGACGCTGATCGCCGCGCCCACTGGCTCGGGCAAGACCCTGACCGCCTTCCTCGCGGTGATCGACGAACTGGTTCATCGCGGCCTGGAAAACGGCGGCACGCTGCCGGATCAGACCCTGGTGGTGTACGTCTCGCCGCTCAAGGCCCTGAGCAACGATATCCAGATCAACCTGCAGGACCCGCTGGCCGGGATTACCCAACAGCTCGAACGCATGGGCCTGCCGCAATTGCGCATCAGCACCGCGGTGCGCACCGGCGACACCCCGCAAAAAGACCGCAGCGCCATGCGCAAGAGCGCGCCGCATATCCTGGTGACCACCCCCGAATCGCTGTATGTGCTGCTGGGCTCGGGCTCTGGCCGGCAGATGCTCGCCAGCACCCGCACGGTGATAGTCGACGAGATCCACGCCATCGCCGCCAGCAAGCGCGGCAGCCACCTGGCCTTGAGCCTGGAGCGCCTGCAAGCGCTGTGCGGCGAGCCGCTGACGCGCATCGGCCTGTCGGCCACGCAGAAGCCCATTGAAGCGGTATCGCGCTTTCTGGTGGGCCATGAACGCCCCTGCGAGATCGTCGACATCGGCCACGCCCGGCCCCGGGACCTGGCCATCGAAGTGCCGCCCGTGCCGCTGTCGGCGGTCATGGCCAACGACGTCTGGGAGTTGGTCTACGAACGTATCGCCGAGCTGGCACGGGAACACCGCACCACCCTGGTGTTCGTCAACACCCGGCGCCTGGCGGAACGCCTGAGCCGCCATCTGAGCGAGCGCCTGGGCAAGGACGCGGTGGCCGCCCACCATGGCAGCCTGGCCAAGGAGTTTCGCCTGGACGCCGAACAGCGCCTCAAGCGCGGCGACCTGCAGGTGCTGATCGCCACCGCCTCGCTGGAGCTGGGCATCGATATCGGCGATGTCGACCTGGTGTGCCAGATCGGCTCGCCGCGCTCGATCTCGGCTTTCCTGCAAAGGGTCGGACGCTCCGGGCACCAGGTCGGCGGCACGCCCAAGGGCCGCCTGTTCGCCCTGACCCGCGACGACCTGATCGAATGTGCCGCCCTGCTCGACTGCGTGCGCCGCGGCGAACTCGACACCCTGCAGATCCCCAAGGCACCGCTGGATGTGCTGGCGCAGCAGATCGTCGCCGAAGTCAGCAATCAGGAATGGCAGGAGCAGCCGCTGCTGGAAATGATCCGCCGCGCCTCGCCCTACAGCGACCTCGACGAAGGGCATTTCCAGGCACTGCTGCGCATGCTCGCCGAGGGCTACAACGGTCGCCAGGGCATTCGCAGCGCCTATCTCCATCGCGATGCCGTCAATCGCAGCCTGCGCGGCCGCCGGGGCAGCCAGCTGACGGCGGTGACCAGTGGCGGCACCATCCCCGACAACGCCGACTACGCCGTGTTGCTGGAGCCCCAGGCGCTGAATATCGGCAGCGTCAACGAAGACTTCGCGGTGGAAAGCATCGCCGGCGATGTGTTTCAGTTGGGCAACACCTCGTACCGCATTCTGCGGGTGGAAACCGGCCGGGTGCGGGTCGAGGACGCCCACGGCCATCCGCCGACCATTCCGTTCTGGCTCGGCGAAGCCCCCGGGCGCAGTGCCGAACTGTCGTTTGCCGTGGCGCGCCTGCTGGCCCGGCTCGACGAACTGCTCGGCGCCACACCCGGCCACTTGCAGCCAGCCCTCGACTGGCTGGGCGACAGCCTTGGCCTGGACGCCGCCAGCGCCGAACAGCTGGTCGACTACCTGGCCCGCGCCCGCCAGAGCCTGGGCGCGCTGCCGTCCCAGGACACGCTGATCATGGAGCGCTTTTTCGATGAGTCCGGCGGCACCCAACTGATCATCCACACGCCGTTCGGCAGCCGGATCAACCGCGCCTGGGGCCTGGCGCTGCGCAAGCGCTTCTGCCGCACCTTCAACTTCGAACTGCAGGCCGCCGCCAGCGAAGACGCCATCGTGCTGTCGCTGTCCACCAGCCACAGTTTCGAGCTCGACGAAGTCTGGCGTTACCTGCACAGCAACAGCGCCGAACACATCCTGGTCCAGGCCGTACTGGATGCGCCGCTGTTCGGCGTGCGCTGGCGCTGGAATGCCGGTGTAGCCCTGGCGCTGCCGCGCTTTGTCGGCGGGCGCAAGGTGGCGCCGCAGATCCAGCGGATGAAAAGCGAAGACCTGATCGCCAGCGTGTTTCCCGACCAGATCGCCTGCCTGGAAAACCTCGCCGGCGAACGGCAGGTTCCCGACCATCCACTGGTGGAGCAGACCCTGGACGACTGCCTGCACGAAGCCATGGACAGCGAGGGCTGGCTGAAGCTGCTGCGGCGCATGGAGCGCGGCGAACTGCGCCTGATCAGCCGCGACCTGCCGGCGCCCTCGCCCCTGGCCGCGGAAATTCTCAGCGCCAAGCCATACACCTTCCTTGACGATGCACCTTTGGAGGAACGCCGGACCCAGGCCGTGCTCAGCCGCCGCTGGAGCGACCCCGAATCCAGCGACGACCTTGGCGCCCTGGATGCCGAGGCCATCCAGTCGGTGCGCGAGGAGGCCTGGCCCGCCCCCGGCAACCCGGATGAAATGCATGAAGCGCTGATGAGCCTGGCCTGCATCGACGAACACGAGGTCCAGGCCTACCCACGGTGGGCCGACTGGCTGCGAGCCCTGGCGGAAAGTGGCCGCGCCAGCCGGTTGCAGATCGGCGGCGAGCAGGTCCTGTGGCTGGCCGTCGAGCGCCTGGACTGCCTGCGGACGGTTTATCCACAGGCGCCGCTGCAACCACTCCTCGAGGCTCCGCCCGGCTTCGATGAGCAATGGCAGCGCGATGATGCGCTGGTGGAGGTGATTCGAGCCCGGCTCAGTGGCTTCGGCCCCTTGCCGCTGGAGAGTATCGCCGCGCCCCTGGGCCTGAGCGCCAGCGAGGTCGCCCAGGCCCTGGCGCAACTGGAGCGCGAAGGTTATGTGCTGCGCGGCCGCTTCAGCCCCGGCGAGGCCCGGGAGGAGTGGTGCGAACGGCATCTGCTGGCGCGGATTCATCGCTACACCGTCAAACGCCTGCGCCGGGAAATCGAACCGGTGTCGCTGCAGGACTTGATGCGTTTTCTGTTCGACTGGCAGCACCTGTCCAGCGCCACCCAGGGCCAGGGCAGCGCCATGCTGGCGCAGACGCTCGTCCAGTTCGAGGGCTATGCCGCCGCGGCCGGCGCCTGGGACAGCGACCTGTTGCCGGCGCGGATCAAGGATTACTCCGCCACCTGGCTGGATGAGCTGTGCCGCACCGGCAAGGTGGTCTGGAGCAGGCTCAGCGCGCCACACAAAACCACCGGTGCGACCCTGCGCAACACGCCGATCGTGCTGCTGCCCCGCAGCCAGGTCGCGCTGTGGAGTGGGTTGGGCGCGCAGCCCGACAGCAGCGAGCTGTCGCCCAAGGCGCAAAAGGTCCATGAGGCCCTGAGCCAGCACGGCGCCTTGTTCTTCGATGAGTTACAGCACGAAGCCCAGGTTCTGCGCACCGAACTGGAGATCGCCCTGCAGGAACTGGTGGCCGCCGGGCGGGTGAATGCCGACAGCTTCGCCGGCCTGCGCGCCTTGATCACCCCGGCCAGCAAGCGCCAGGCCCGCAGCAGCCGGCGCGGGCGCGGGGCGCTGGTCGGCGGCATGGACGATGCGGGGCGTTGGGCCCTGCTACGGCGTCCGTCGCAGGTGCTGGAGGGCGTCGACAGCCATGCGCAGGCAATCCCACCGGCCACCCTGGAACACATCGCCATGACCCTGTTGCGGCGTTATGGCGTGGTGTTCTGGCGCCTGTTGGAGCGCGAGGCCGACTGGCTGCCGAGCTGGCGCGAACTGTTGCGCACTTTCCATCGGCTGGAGGCCCGCGGCGAAATCCGCGGCGGGCGTTTTGTCAGCGGCCTGGCCGGCGAGCAGTTCGCCCTGCCCGAAGCCATCGCCCTGTTGCGCGAAGTTCGCCGACGCCCGCTGGATGGCAGCCTGATCGCGGTGTGTGGCGTCGACCCGCTGAACCTCGCCGGCACCCTGCTGCCCGGGCAGAAGGTCCCGGCCCTGGCCGGCAACCGGCTGGTGTACCGCGACGGCCTGCCCGCGGCCGCCGAGATCGCCGGCAAACAGCACTTCTGGCTGGACCTTGAGCCGCAGGCCAGCCTTGAGCTGCGGACCCGGTTGATTCGTCACTGA
- a CDS encoding MFS transporter produces MPIALLALTLSAFAIGTTEFVIVGLLPTIGADLGVSLPSAGLLVSLYALGVAVGAPVLTALTGKVPRKLLLLLLMVLFTLGNLLAWKAPSYESLVLARIVTGLAHGVFFSIGSTIATSLVPKEKAASAIAIMFTGLTVALVTGVPLGTFIGQHFGWRETFLAVSALGVIAFIGSLIYVPKNIAHSKPASLLQQLQVLKQPRLLLVYAMTAVGYGGSFIAFTFLAPILQDISGFSASTVSLVLLVYGISVAVGNIWGGKLADKRGPISALKIIFALLAGVLLLLTFTAGNPWLALATVLVWGAVAFGNVPGLQVYVVRQAEHHTPQAVDVASGLNIAAFNLGIAGGAWGGGLIVAHLGLIHTAWIGGLVVLGALALTAWSGRLDRLGPVYTEPAEGSNRVVVGH; encoded by the coding sequence ATGCCCATTGCCTTGCTCGCGCTGACCCTCAGCGCCTTCGCCATCGGGACGACCGAATTCGTCATCGTTGGCCTGTTACCCACCATCGGCGCCGACCTCGGCGTCAGCCTGCCGTCCGCCGGGCTGCTGGTCAGCCTCTACGCCCTCGGTGTCGCCGTCGGCGCGCCGGTGCTCACCGCGCTGACCGGCAAGGTCCCGCGCAAACTGTTGCTGCTGTTGCTGATGGTGCTGTTCACCCTCGGCAACCTGCTGGCCTGGAAAGCGCCCAGCTATGAGTCCCTGGTCCTGGCGCGCATCGTCACCGGCCTGGCCCACGGCGTATTCTTCTCCATCGGCTCGACCATCGCCACCAGCCTGGTGCCCAAGGAAAAAGCCGCCAGCGCGATTGCCATCATGTTCACCGGGCTGACCGTGGCCCTGGTCACCGGCGTGCCGCTGGGGACCTTTATCGGCCAGCATTTCGGCTGGCGCGAAACCTTCCTCGCGGTATCCGCCCTGGGGGTGATCGCCTTTATCGGCAGCCTGATCTACGTGCCGAAAAACATCGCCCACAGCAAACCGGCGTCCCTGCTGCAACAACTGCAAGTGCTGAAACAACCACGCCTGTTGCTGGTGTACGCCATGACCGCGGTGGGCTACGGCGGCTCGTTCATCGCCTTCACCTTCCTCGCGCCGATTCTCCAGGACATTTCCGGCTTCAGCGCCAGCACCGTCAGCCTGGTGCTGCTGGTCTACGGCATCTCGGTCGCCGTGGGCAACATCTGGGGCGGCAAGCTGGCGGACAAGCGCGGCCCGATCAGCGCCTTGAAGATCATCTTCGCCCTGCTGGCCGGCGTGCTGTTGCTGCTCACCTTCACCGCCGGCAACCCTTGGCTGGCGCTGGCCACCGTACTGGTGTGGGGCGCCGTGGCCTTCGGCAACGTGCCGGGCCTGCAGGTCTACGTGGTACGCCAGGCCGAACACCACACTCCGCAAGCGGTGGACGTGGCCTCGGGCCTGAACATCGCCGCCTTCAACCTCGGCATCGCTGGCGGCGCCTGGGGTGGCGGCCTGATCGTCGCCCACCTGGGGCTGATCCACACCGCCTGGATCGGTGGCCTGGTGGTACTGGGCGCCCTGGCCCTGACCGCCTGGAGCGGTCGCCTGGATCGCCTCGGCCCGGTGTACACCGAGCCGGCCGAGGGTTCGAACCGGGTGGTGGTCGGGCACTGA
- a CDS encoding DUF72 domain-containing protein — translation MAAIHIGISGWRYKPWRGDFYPEGLMQKRELQFASRAVNSIEINGSFYALQPPERYADWYADTPKDFVFSVKAPRYITHILRLRDVHKPIANFFASGVLELKNKLGPILWQFPPSFEFDAELFGAFLQQLPADTEQAAALARQHEPHLNGQASTKAYGKRAMRHAVEIRHESFAVPEFTHLLRQHGVALVVADTAGKWPYCEDLTGDFVYLRLHGDKALYASGYTPQALKRWGDRIETWHSGKQPADARLIDARHTPRPRKSREVFCYFDNDLKVRAPFDARRLLQRFGLDKTLATAPGEPAAPGVLP, via the coding sequence ATGGCGGCGATTCATATCGGTATTTCCGGCTGGCGCTACAAGCCCTGGCGTGGTGACTTCTACCCCGAGGGGCTGATGCAGAAGCGCGAGCTGCAATTCGCTTCCCGCGCAGTCAACAGCATCGAAATCAACGGTTCGTTCTACGCGCTGCAGCCCCCCGAGCGGTATGCCGACTGGTATGCCGATACCCCCAAGGACTTCGTGTTCAGCGTCAAGGCGCCGCGCTACATCACTCATATCCTGCGGCTGCGGGATGTGCACAAGCCGATCGCCAACTTCTTCGCCTCGGGCGTGCTGGAGCTCAAGAACAAGCTCGGCCCGATCCTCTGGCAGTTTCCGCCGAGCTTTGAGTTCGACGCCGAGCTGTTCGGCGCCTTTCTCCAGCAATTGCCCGCCGATACCGAACAGGCCGCCGCCCTCGCCCGCCAGCACGAACCCCACCTGAACGGCCAGGCCAGCACCAAGGCCTACGGCAAAAGAGCCATGCGCCATGCCGTGGAAATCCGCCATGAGAGCTTTGCCGTGCCCGAATTCACCCACCTGCTACGCCAGCACGGCGTGGCGCTGGTGGTGGCCGACACCGCCGGCAAGTGGCCCTATTGCGAGGACCTGACCGGCGATTTCGTCTACCTGCGGCTGCACGGCGACAAGGCGCTGTACGCCAGTGGCTATACGCCCCAGGCCCTGAAGCGCTGGGGCGACCGGATCGAGACCTGGCACAGCGGCAAACAACCCGCCGATGCCCGGCTGATCGACGCCCGGCACACCCCCAGGCCCCGCAAGAGCCGGGAGGTGTTCTGCTATTTCGACAATGACCTCAAGGTCCGCGCGCCCTTCGACGCCCGTCGGTTGCTGCAGCGCTTCGGGCTCGACAAGACGCTGGCGACGGCGCCCGGCGAGCCCGCCGCGCCAGGGGTGCTGCCATGA
- a CDS encoding endonuclease/exonuclease/phosphatase family protein: MSHDESANSPPSALELVAARRFTVLTINTHKGFTALNRRFILPELREAVRSVAADVVFLQEVHGAHDQHPQRYNNWPSMPQYEFLADSIWPQFAYGRNAVYPAGDHGNALLSKFQIIRYDNLDISLSGHESRGLLHCVLRLPGDALEVHAICVHLGLRESHRQQQLDLLLQLIAELPADAPLIVAGDFNDWRLRADARLVPSGLREAFVSLHGKPARSFPARLPLLRLDRIYVRHLKIHRPQVLASHPWSHLSDHAPLSVEVEL; encoded by the coding sequence ATGAGCCATGACGAGTCGGCCAACAGCCCGCCGTCCGCGCTGGAGCTTGTCGCCGCGCGCCGCTTCACCGTGCTGACGATCAATACCCACAAGGGGTTCACCGCCCTGAACCGACGCTTCATCCTGCCCGAGCTGCGCGAGGCGGTGCGCAGCGTGGCCGCTGACGTGGTGTTCCTGCAGGAGGTGCACGGCGCTCACGACCAGCATCCGCAGCGCTATAACAACTGGCCGAGCATGCCGCAATACGAGTTTCTCGCCGACAGCATCTGGCCGCAGTTCGCCTATGGGCGCAATGCGGTGTACCCGGCGGGCGACCACGGCAATGCGCTGCTGTCGAAATTCCAGATCATTCGCTACGACAACCTCGACATCTCCCTGTCCGGGCACGAAAGCCGCGGCCTGCTGCATTGCGTGCTGCGCCTGCCCGGCGATGCTCTGGAAGTGCATGCCATCTGCGTGCATCTGGGGTTGCGCGAAAGCCATCGCCAGCAACAGCTGGATCTGTTGCTGCAACTGATCGCCGAGCTGCCCGCCGACGCGCCCTTGATCGTCGCCGGCGACTTCAACGACTGGCGGCTACGTGCCGATGCGCGGCTTGTACCCAGCGGCTTGCGGGAGGCCTTTGTCAGCCTGCATGGCAAACCGGCGCGCAGCTTCCCCGCGCGCCTGCCCCTGCTGCGGCTGGACCGGATCTACGTGCGTCACCTGAAAATCCACCGCCCCCAGGTACTGGCCTCCCATCCCTGGTCCCATCTCTCCGATCACGCACCGCTGTCGGTCGAGGTCGAGCTATGA